The Dehalococcoidales bacterium genome has a window encoding:
- a CDS encoding DUF364 domain-containing protein yields the protein MKIIEDLLSSLDYTSPLREIRQGPFQTAVVTRHCGLASTPHESGPHHNRAPVSEAGRLLEKDSRSLAEMASSLSPMEAAIGMAAINSLLEVDEKRCVELNAGDLIMKNGEGKRVAIIGHFPFVPRLRQAAKELWVIEKNPQDGDLSEEAAETFLPQADIVGITGTAFINHTIEHLLALCRPETYVVILGGTAPLSSVLFDYGVSAVSGTLVIEPESVLRSVSQGATFRQLSGIRLLTMKKDG from the coding sequence GTGAAAATAATCGAAGATTTGCTGTCATCACTGGATTACACGTCACCGCTGCGAGAGATAAGACAGGGACCTTTCCAGACGGCGGTAGTGACCCGGCACTGCGGGCTGGCATCTACTCCCCACGAGTCCGGCCCCCATCATAACCGGGCGCCGGTAAGTGAAGCAGGCCGGCTGCTGGAAAAAGACTCCCGGTCTTTAGCTGAAATGGCCAGTTCCCTTAGTCCCATGGAAGCGGCTATCGGCATGGCCGCCATCAACTCTTTGCTGGAAGTCGATGAAAAGCGCTGCGTCGAGTTGAATGCCGGCGACCTTATCATGAAAAACGGGGAGGGCAAAAGAGTGGCCATCATCGGCCATTTCCCCTTTGTGCCCCGACTGCGCCAGGCGGCCAAAGAGCTCTGGGTTATCGAGAAAAATCCGCAGGATGGGGATTTATCCGAAGAAGCGGCGGAAACCTTCCTCCCGCAGGCGGATATCGTAGGGATTACCGGCACGGCTTTCATTAACCATACCATCGAGCATTTGCTCGCGCTGTGCAGGCCAGAAACATATGTCGTTATCCTGGGTGGGACGGCGCCCCTTTCATCGGTGCTTTTCGACTACGGCGTCAGCGCCGTTTCCGGTACGCTGGTTATCGAACCGGAAAGCGTGCTTCGTAGCGTCAGCCAGGGGGCGACCTTCCGGCAACTAAGCGGCATCCGGCTGTTGACCATGAAAAAAGACGGCTAG